TGTCTTAAACCCCAAAGTTGCTCTCTTTTTCCTTGCCTTCCTGCCCCAATTCGTAAATATAGATTCCGGAAATATTCCTGTGCAGATGATATTTCTAGGAATAATCTTTATGGTTCAGGCCTGGCTGATTTTTTCCGCAATCTCAGTCTTTGCCGGATCCATTGGCGAAAAAATAATACAGAAGCCAGGCATTGGCAGGTACATTAACTGGGGAAAAACTGGGATTTTCACATTCATTGGGATTAAGCTTGCTCTATCTCATAAATAAGTAAAGATATTGTTAAAAGTAACCCAGTGAAGAATCATGACTGACTAGCCGGGCTACCTAGTTTTCCCTTCTGTTGTTCTGCAAACTTTTTAAATTCTTCTGCCTCTATCACAGGAAACACATCTACCTGGCACAAGTCGGTGAACGGCAGATTATAAGTTATATAATCTTTGACAGTTTCTACATCATACAGCGTAATCACACGCCCCCCGCCTGCATCAAACCATTGATTAATGACTTTTAAACCATTCGGAAAACCCATTTTTTCCACTTGTTCCCATCGTTTATACAGTTCCATTGTATTTTCAGGATCAAATGTTGTTATATCTAACAATAGCATATTTTTCATTCCTTATTTTATCTGATTACTGAGTATAAAAAATTAGTCTGTTTTTACTAGTATATAGGATGCAAGACTCATAAATGTTTTGTACAAATAAGAGAGCTTGTATCAAAAAAGCTGACTCCCTGCTCTGGAATTGCTTAAAACCCTAAAATGCGATAAAACAATTGATAAATTGCAATCTCCACATTTAACAATTAATAGGTCAGATAACTTTCCATCTCTTGATAGATTTATCTCTGCACCAGATTTTGAATAAGCTTCATTCTATAATGTTTGAAATTGATATTGGGCTGGTGCTGTGAAATGAAATGCCCTGCATGTGGTATAGAAAATCGGAGAAGAAATTCAAGAAAAAGAATGGTTATTTATTAAGAGCATCGATCTTAAAGATCGGTTAGTAATGACATGTTATACTTTTTAATATCATTAATGAGTAAGTCACTTATTCTCTGTCTCTAGTCGGGATTCTAGGTATTCCTTCAGAACTACAGCGTTGTTCAATTTTTCATCTTTTGCAGCATAGAGCAGGGTCAGATCGGTTTCTCTAGCTTTTGCGAGAAGTTGCTGCACATAATCCTCTTTATGCTCAAGCTCTTTAAGGTAGCATTTCCTAAATTCCTCCCATTTTTCAGGATCATGAGAAAACCATTTTCTGAGCCTGTCTTCAGGAGCTATTTCCTTTATCCAGAGATCAAATCTTGCTTCGCTTTTCTTGAGACCTCTGGGCCAGAGTCTATCCACAAGTACCCTGAATCCATCTTGATCGGACGGCTGCTCGTAGACTCTTTTAACTCGGATCAATGGATGCTCCCTCTTAACCAATTTAACTCTTTTAACCAGTTGCTCCATCTAAACAAGTTAATTTATGTTTATGTACATTAATGCTTTATATCTGTTTTTTATACCCAGCTTTCAGATTTGCTTTTTATTCCATTTTTTGATTCAATTTTTACTCTTATCTGTTTGGCTCTGGTTTAGTTTTCCTTTCTAGCATAACCTTCTATTTTTACTTGTAACAATTTTCCTTTTATCCCGACTGGGCTTTTTATATCACGGCACCCAATATAACATGTGTTGTCTGTGAAGAAGAGTGTAAAGTTTTGTAAAAATTTAATAAGAACTATTTAATAAAAGTCCCGTACGTTATATAACTATCAGGGGGAAGCATGAGCCAAGGATATGTAAAAAATCTTGTCACCAGAACAATGAGAGAATGGATGGAAAATGATTCCATGACATACAGTGCTGCACTGGCTTTTTATTTTGTACTGAGTCTTCCTGCACTTTTATTATTTTCGGTATCAATAGGCAGTATTTTTTTGATGTCAAAAAGCATTCAGGAAAACATACTCGGTTATCTAGAAGGGGTAGTTGATGAGAGCATAATCAGCATGATCACCTTACTTTTCGAGCGTATTCCGGACATTAATTCTCTCTCTATAAACGCATTAATAGGGTTTGCAATTCTACTCTGGAGCGCTAGCAATATTTTCAGGCAGTTGAAGAACTTCCTTGAACGAGCCTGGAATATAAAACCCTCTGAACCCAATAATATAATGGACTTTGTAAAGGATGCTATGGTATCTTTTGCTATTGTTATTCTCTTTGGAGGGCTGCTCGTACTGAGCATACTTGTTGAAGGGTTCGTTTATACGATCTCAAGATTCTTCCAGAATTATTTTCCTTTCTCACCTTCCATTGCAGATTATGCAGGTTCTATAGCTAGTTTCCTAATGCTTGTGCTATTCTTTATCCTTGTGTATAAACTTCTTCCGGATAAAAGTTTTAATTTGAAATCTGTTCTTATGGGGTCCCTGATAACAGTAATTATGATAACGATAGGTAAATATGTTATGGCACTTTATTTTCTGTACGCCAATCCTGCAAGTGTATATGGGGCTATAGGGTCGATTATATGGTTATTTCTTCTCATCTATTATTCCTCGATAATGATTACTATCGGTGCGGTATTTACAAAAGTTTATTCTGAAAGCTAAAAGTGTACTAAAGATCCCTGCTTCTGTAAGAAAAATCTGTTTACACAAATCGAGATTCTGGCATGAGAGTGAAAAATGTCAGATTGAAGTCTAAAGCCAGAAACCTTCTGAATTCGAAATCTAAATAAAAAAATAAGAATTGGATTCTTAACTTAAAGATCAGACTTTGCTGTTATAAGTATTCCGTTTTTCACTTTTTCTCCACTTTTTCCTCTTTGAGAACCTTTTTTGCAATAAGGAAAACCGCAAATGCAATAATAATAAAGTTTATTAATTCTGCCAGAAAAGCTCCCCAACTTAATACTACAGACCCCAGTTCAAGAGTAGCCTCCCTCCAGGCTCCTCCGGGAATAAAAGGCGTGATTATTGGCATGATTATATTATCCACAAGGGATTTTACAAGAGCTGTAGATGCGATACCCATGATAAAGGCAACTGCAAGTGGGATTACCTTATATTCGTAGAGAAAATCTTTAAATTCACTTAAAAGCCCCATTTGATCCTCCTGTTAATAGATAACTGAAACAATTGGCAATAAAATTAACAGATATATCTAAATTGTAAATTAAGTTCTTAATAAAATAGGAAACATTATTCAGAATTATATACAGAGTAAATATATAAAGGGTTGCTTGAGAAACTGTTAGAAAAAATAGTTCAGCCCTAAAGCTCAAAGGCACGAATTAGTGCCAGCGTTCCATGTGTCTGGAATGGGTTTCAAGATAGGCGCCTTTCTCATAGAAATGGTCATAGAATTCGAGATCCAGGTGCTGTGCCTGAAGATAGGGCATGACAATAATGCTCGGAACCGTTCCAGGGAATTTCCCGAAACGGTCGTAAATGTACTGGGCCTGTAAAGCAATACATGCCTTAAACTTTTCATCGTGCCGCTTTGCCCTGCTTCGGACTGCCTTTGTATCCTTGTAATAGCCTGGGGTTTCCGGATGGAAGGGACCTCCGGAACCGAATTTTCTTTCAGTCAGGGCATCTACAGCCTGGCGCATGTCCTTGTAGTGAGGAAGCGTATAACCCTCAAACACTCCCGGAAGCCCGGTAGGATTGGGAAGGGACCAGCGTTCATCCGTATCATACCTGAAACCAAGTCCGGGCACGTCGGGGTTCCCACTCGCTCCGAGAACTGCAAAAGGATCCATGCCGTTAAACATCCAGCCGCCCAATCCCATTGCCTGCAGCATAAGCATTCCCGAGTAACAGGCGATTGAAAGTTCTGCAGTGGCTTCCGAGAATGACCATAGTTCAAGAAAACTCAAAGGTAAGGGATTCTCGGTGTCAACAAGCTCGCTAAATTCCTCAAGCCCTTCTATCCTTTGCCCATGCACATCATCATAAAAACATGTCCCATTCTGCGTGTAGTAACAGAGCCCAGCAAGCACGTGCTGGGCAAGGTCAGCAACAGGAATAATAAGTGTTGTGCCCGGCTGGTTGACGACCCAGGTATTGTGGGCTTCGACATATGGAGTCTCAGGAGGGATCTTCAGCCTGCCGTCTGCAATTTTTCTAACTCTTGCTCTGTGTGCCCTGAGCAATTCTTCGGTCTCGAAAGTCCCGTTTTCCGAGCGTCTGGCAAGCTCGGGAGCATCACGAGTCTCGAAGAAATAAACGCCTGTATCGTCTGTGAAAAAAACTTCGCTTGTATGGAAGCCGGCAGCCGATGGAAAAGTACGCCCTCCTGCACTGCATGCATAGTTGGCAAGGTAAGGGGCATATCTCTCCCCGCGCATAATCAGATTGTGCCAGCCGGTATTACCTGCTACTGCCGAAAGCACCAGCACCTGTTCCTCTTCAGTCAAAGGCAGAGGATCATGCTTTGATTTGTACTTGAAATAGCCATCCGGAATTGAAGCCCCCATAAAGAAACGGCGTGCCCTTCTGCCAAAAAGTGCATCCACAAATTTGAAATCAAGAACATCCTTAAAACCAGGTGGAAGATTTTCCCTATCCATGTCCAACACCCCATGACAGATTTTGTTAAAGCATTTATAAGGCTTTTGCCCAGTGGCTGTTTCAAAGATGGCTACATATAAGCTACCTCTATAAATTTAACCGGATGCCTTTGCCCAACTAAAAAATTCAGCTAAACAGAACCTTACAATCTGAATGAAGCAAAGTTATCTTATGTACTCGTCTCTTCGGGGTGAAAATACCTCGATAGCTATGGAATCCTCTAGAGTTTCAACGGCATGAGCTACACCGCCTGAAATGTTCCAGGAATCCCCTGGCTCCACATCAAAAGTTTCTTCCCCGATGGTCAGAATAATTTTACCTGAAATCAGGTAACCGGTATGTTCGTGAATATGGTCATGGGTTGGAAGAATACCGCCATCTTTCAGAAAAAATTCGCTCATCAGAGTCTTTTCTCCATATACTATTGTTTTCATACTAACTCCAGGAAGAATTTCCCTGTAACTATTTGCCTTATTTTTGTAAAACATAATACCCTCAACCTTCTGCTACAAACAGATCTGTAAAAAATAAAAACATAATAAATTCAGAAAGAACTCAACTTTACATATTTTTTCTTCCATTTTAATTTGTCGTAAGCCTGTAAATTTAAGGTTTAGCCTGCATTTCGGGGTTTGACCGAGGATTAAGAGAAAAATCTTGAAATTATAACATCCCCCATTTTTCTTTGCTTGAATTTCATAAAATCGACAAGGTAATATTATAACAATAATTTTATATATTAGGAACACATATTATAGTGTAAGGCATCTGATATAAACGCTTTTCTTATACCCAATTCATTTTTATCCCCCTCCCCCCTCCCAAACTCCCAAACACTCCCAATATCAGATGCCTTCCCCTTTTAATTTTCAGTTTCTCGAGATTTTTACATATTCATTTCTTTAGCCTTTCCATCTTTACATCTTTACAACTTTTTAATAGTATTTAGTTTCTTTTTGTCGCCTATATATCTTAGCCTATGTCTTAGAGACTCTCCAATTTCAACTGCATCTCGTTTATTTCTCTTATAAACTCACAGTCCTGAAAGTATCTTGATATTACTTCATCAAAAAGATTATTTAAAAAATTTGGAAGAAGGAACAACAGCCTATGAGTTTTTAACAGGGAATGCAGATTCTATACTCAGTTTCTGAATGAAAAATTCAGGGAAAAAAGTTTTTACAGAAAATAATTTGAGTACTTCGAAAAATTCCCACAAAATAGCAGTATAAAATCAATTTTATATATTTATGGGTATTATTATACTCTGGGCATCTGTAAACTCTCCTTTTAAACACCCCCCTTCTTTATCCCTGTTCCTCCTTAATAAAAACGGATGCCCTTTTCCTTCTAAAAACCTATTTTCTTCCAAGAACCTGTAGAGCCTTTGCTGGAAATGGAAATATTATAAACGAATTCGCTCTTTTGCTCCCTCCTCTCTTTTGCTTTTTCCTATTTTCTCTTGTTTTCTCCTATTTTCTCTTGCTTCTCCTCTCTTTTGCTTTTTTGAGTCTTTCAATTTTACAGAGGAGGCTTTAAAATTGCTTAATAGGCATATTAATGTAAAAACGTATTAGAGAATAAAACAAAATTACGTAAAGAGAAATGGAGATGATACATTGACAGAAAATCCGTTACAGGTTATTGTGGATCAGGACCCTGAATTATTTAACCTGCTTGAAAATACACGTGAACTTGCATTTGTGGAAGGCGGGATTCCTATCAAATACAAGTTCCTGCTCGCAATGGCTCTGGATGCAGCCGGTGGCTCGGCAGGTGGAGTAAAATCCCTTGCAATCCAGGCAATGCAAGCTGGAGCAACAAAAGAGGAAATAATGCAGGCAGTAAGGATAACCCAGTACATTTGCGGGGCTGGAGCCGTTTATACAGCTTCAGAGGCACTTAAAGATATTTTATGAATTAAGAAAAATCAGCAGCTTTAACAGGTTTGACATTTTAACCCTCCCATATCGAGTACCTGCCTCAGGCAAGCAATACAACCGTGATTGTAGATTCTGAACACATTTTCTCTGCTAATTTATACTATCACTTCATTTATATTAATATCTTTATTTCGCAGATAGATGAGATAAACTCGATAAAGAAACTAAAAACGGAAATTCTCTTCCAGGAACAGGGCAGATGCTGCCGAAATTAGATATAAGATACAATATATTCAGGAATTCAACAAGCCATTCGTGCGGTAATCATCGTCGAAATATACTTTGAATCTTTTGGCGAGGAATTAAAGCTAGAATGGATCACTTTGAAACGGGGAGGGGTTTAACATGGAGGATATTCAGAAACTTATGGAAATGCCTGTTAATGAACTGTTGCAGGAATTAAGAGCCCGTGAAACAAAAACCGGGAAAACTGCTATGGCGGTACCTGCAGAACCAAGTGAAAGTCTCAGAGAGTTCGATGATGCAACAATTGTCGGGGTTCTTAAAGAGAAACAGAGAGTAATTTACGGAATTGATGACCGTATTGATGTGTGTTATCTTCCCGACGGACCAGACAAGGATGATGTGGACAGCGTAGTCGCTCTTTTCAGAGCCTCAAAAGTAATTGATAATGGGGATGGTACCTCTACGTTGCAAACCAGCAACTTCGGTGAATCTAAAAATCTGTGCCCTGGGGAACGCTTCAGAAACCAGCCGACAGGAGCTTTCTGTTCTGGTTTTCTAGTTGCACCTGACATCATCGCTACAGCTGGACATTGTGTCAATGCCGGCAATGTAACAAATGTTCGCTTTGTATTCGGATTCCGTATGCGTGATTCAAACACTGCAGAAACTATCATTGACAATACGGAAATCTACCGCGGTGTAGAACTTATAGGGCGAGAAGAAGCAGGACATGGGGCGGATTGGGCACTTGTACGGATTGACCGTCCGGTAACCAACCATCGTATTGCCCGGATAAGAAGGAATGGTAAAGTAAGTGACACTCAAAAACTGCACGTTATAGGGCATCCAGCCGGCTTGCCCACAAAATTCGCGGGTGGAGCGTCAATTCGCGATAATCAGAAGGGCGCATTTTTCACAGCAAATCTTGATACTTATGGGGGAAACTCGGGATCTCCAGTCTTTAACAGTGAGACTCATGAAGTTGAAGGTATTCTTGTTCGGGGTGAAACCGACTTTGTCAGCCAGGGTACCTGTAATGTCTCTCTTGTTTGCCCGAGTTCAGGATGCAGGGGAGAGGACTGCACCCGGACTACCGAATTTCAGCACCTTGTCCCTGAGCCGTCATCCCTTCAGGAACAGCCAATCCCTCGCTGAGAAGACGACTCAGATAGCAAGTCAATAAGAGTATCTTTCTTGTGGTCAGGCAAACGATAAAGCATCGTTTTATTGATTATCCAATCAGATCGACACCGTATTCCTTTTTCTGTAGGGGAGCTACACTTGCACGGTGTCGATCTATAAGCCTGAGGAATTTCAGTAGCTGGCTATAATAAATGAGCAAAAGCTAAATGAGCAGAAGCGTACACCATGTCTTTCTCAACTGTTGATTTTAAAGCCTTTGAAAAAAAAGCAGCTTCAGCTATTGACAGCGCCGAGTCTCTTGAGGAGATTGAAACATTCCTCAGATCACAGCCTGGCGTAAAGTCTGTGCAGCTGGGAGATTACCTGATGAAATCAAATCCCCCGCAGCGTGAGTTTATAGTAGAGTTCAGCATGCAAGACGGCTCAACGGTCAAGAAGATTGTCAATATTTTTGACCTGGGCAACCAGCGGTTCGAGTTCAACGAGCTGCGTGACGAGTAATAGCTATATTCCCTGAGAAAAAAAGACTAATATATTTGGAAATAGCCTTATTCACACGAATAAAAATCTATTTTTTACATTGAGTAAAAATGTTTTTTGTTCAGTTCAATAAAAATTTTAGATTAGTTTTTTCTATTTTCATACGGTTTGGGTACTTTATTCCATTAATAAAGATACAATAACGTATAATTACGTTAATGACGTCATCCTAAAGGTAGAGAGAATAATGGGAGAAAGAGAGCAAGGGGGGATGTGGATGCTTTACCGAAGGATGCCAAAGACCGGAGACAGGATCTCAATACTGGGTTTCGGGTGCATGCGGTTTTCTGTTAAAGATGGAAAGATTGACAGGGAGAAGGCAAAGCGCCAGGTACGTTATGCAATTGATCATGGAGTGAACTACATCGATACGGCGTGGACATATCATCTTGGAGAGAATGAACCCTTCCTGGGTAAGATCCTTGCTGGCGGATATCGAGAAAAGGTCAAGCTTGCTACAAAACTTCCCTCATGGATAATAAAAAGCAGGAAGGATATGGACAGGATACTGAATGCCCAGCTTGAAAGGCTCAGGACAGACCATATCGATTATTATCTTGCTCACTCACTTATCGGAACTTTATGGGACAGGCTGGAAAGCCTTGGAGTAACCGATTTCCTTGACAGAGCGAAAGCTGACGGTCGAATTAAAAATGCGGGATTTTCTTTTCATGGATCAGTCGGGGATTTCAAGCGAATTGTAAATGCATATCCCTGGACTTTCTACCAGATCCAGTATAATTTCCTTGACCGAAAGAATCAGGCAGGTACTGAAGGGCTTAAGTATACCGCCTCAAAAAACTGGGGGTTATTGTCATGGAGCCCCTGCGCGGAGGTAAACTGACAAGGTTTATACCACCTGAGATCAAAGAGATCTGGAACGAAGCTGAAATAAAACGTACACCTGCGGAATGGGGACTTCGCTGGGTGTGGAACCATCCCGAAGTTACGGCTGTGCTTTCAGGCATGAATGAGGAATCCCATATTAAAGAAAACCTGAGAATCGCAGACGAAGCCTATCCGAACTCCCTGACTGAAGCTGAAATGCAGCTGGTGGATAGGGTTGAGGAGAAATACCGCAAGCTTATGAACACAGGCTGCACAGGCTGCAGATATTGTTTACCCTGTCCTTCAGGCGTGGACATTCCTAGCTGTTTTGAGATATATGACAACGTATACCTCTCGGGCGATGAGGATGAAGGCAAGCTTATGTACGCAGCAAAACCAGGTGGAATAATAAGAGATGATGTCCCTGGCTATGCTTCCCAGTGCGTACAGTGCGGACAATGCCTTGAAAAATGCCCTCAACATCTGGATATACCCGCTTTACTGAAGACCATTGCACAAAAATTCGAAGGCGCCGATCCGGAAATCTGGAAAGATGCTGCAAGAGAAAAGTTCGGTAAGGAACAGGAAGCTAAAAGCCATTTAAATCTGGAATCTACAGAAACAAATTCTACTCTGTTTTGAGCACATCCCCGTTGTACCGGTTTATCACCAACCATCGCGCCGCTTGACCACGCCGTTCTGGGGTTTTCGCTCAAGCCTTTTTTGAAAAGGTTTTTGATCAAACTTTTTTCTAAAAAGTTTGCGTTCAAGCAGTTTTTTGAAAAGGCTTGTGGAAAAAATTAAAAGTCAGGGAGACAACTTAAAAAGAAAGGGTAATGGAAATGTTGTACAGAAAAATTCCAAAGAACGGAGATGAGCTCTCTATACTTGGGTTCGGATGCATGCGCCTTCCTGTGAAAGAAGATGGAAAGATTGATGAAGAAAAGGCTACCCGGCAGGTGCGATATGCAATTGACCACGGGATAAATTATATCGACACAGCCTGGCCATATCACATGGGGGAAAGTGAGCTTTTCCTGGGCAGGGCGCTTGCAGGCGGATATCGGGAAAAGGTCAAGCTTGCTACAAAACTCCCATCCTGGACAATAAAAAATACCGATGATATGGACAGGATCCTGAATTCCCAGCTTGAAAGACTCAGGACAGATCATATTGATTATTATTTAATTCATGGGCTTGTGGGGACTTTATGGGATAAAATGGAAAAGCTTGAGGTTCTGGACTTCCTTGATAGAGCTAAGGCTGATGGCAGAATAATAAATGCGGGATTTTCATTCCACGGGTCAATTGAGGATTTTAAGCAGATTGTGGATGCCTATCCCTGGGTTTTCTGCCAGATCCAGTATAATTATCTGGATGAAAAGAACCAGGCAGGAACGGAAGGACTTGAGTATGCAGCCTCAAAAAACCTAGGAATTATTGTCATGGAGCCGCTGCGTGGGGGCAAACTGACAAATCCTGTGCCTCCTGAGATACAGGAGATCTGGAACGAAGCTGAAATAAAACGTACACCTGCGGAATGGGGACTTCGCTGGGTGTGGAACCATCCCGAAGTTACGGTTGTGCTTTCAGGCATGAATGAGGAAGCCCATATTGAAGAAAACCTGAGAATCGCAGACGAAGCTTATCCGAACTCCCTGACTGAAGCTGAACTGCAGCTTGTAAAGCGAGTTGAGCAAAAATATCGTGAACTTATGAAAGTTGGCTGCACAGGCTGCAGGTACTGTTTACCCTGCCCTTCAGGCGTGGACATTCCTGGCTGTTTTGAGATATATGATAATTTTTCCCTTTCAGGCAATGAGAGAGAAGCAAAGTTGATGTATGCAGCAAAGCCAGGCGGGATAATAAGAGGCGATGTGCCCGGGTATGCTTCCCAGTGTGTACAGTGTGGAGAGTGCGTTGAAAAATGCCCGCAGCATCTTGACATTCCTTCCCTGCTTGAAGCTGTGGCAGAAAAATTTGAGGGAAAAGACCACAAGGGATGGAGACTGATTGCGAAAAAGTCTTTCGGGAAAGAGTAAAATGTGTCAAGAGACGTGTAGATGCGTCAGGGAAAAATAACTGGGCTATATAATGGAGCACTGCTCCTTTTTGCCCTTTATTTAGCCTGTTAATACTAACACTGAAATGTAACTGCCCATTTTATTGCCTTTCAGTTCAGCACTCTCTTCCTATCGAAAAAGCCTTCCCAATATTACACCCAATGCTGTAATAGCTCCGGCTTCCTGTGTCGTATATAATTGGACGGATTTTCTCAATGTCCGGGTTCTTATTTTCATCAAGCACGGATTCTTCGGCTTTAATATCAATAATTTCTCCTACAAAGAGGGTGTGAAGCCCTATTTCAAGGGTATGCAGAAGTTTGCACTCAAGGACAATCGGAAATTCTTCGACGTAAGGGGCAGGCACAACTTCACTCCTAACAGGGGTGAGACAGGCTCCCTCAAACTTGTTTTCATCCCGGCCGCTTGTAATGCCGAGGTAATCGGTTTCTTTTACATACTTTTCTGATGGGATACTTACGGTAAATGCTTTATTTTCTATAATGCCGGCATAACTATAAGTTGCTTTTCTTAAGGATACGCTGACACATGGAGGGTTAGAACAGCAGATCCCTCCCCAGGCTGCAGTCATGGCATTGGGTATCCCGTTCATATCGTAAGTGCCTACTACCCAGGTCGGCGTCGGAAACGCGAGTGGCTTTGCTCCTATTGATTGCTTCATGCTTTTAACTTCTTTTCGATAATACA
The Methanosarcina thermophila TM-1 genome window above contains:
- a CDS encoding DUF3303 domain-containing protein, with translation MKNMLLLDITTFDPENTMELYKRWEQVEKMGFPNGLKVINQWFDAGGGRVITLYDVETVKDYITYNLPFTDLCQVDVFPVIEAEEFKKFAEQQKGKLGSPASQS
- a CDS encoding DUF488 domain-containing protein, with product MIRVKRVYEQPSDQDGFRVLVDRLWPRGLKKSEARFDLWIKEIAPEDRLRKWFSHDPEKWEEFRKCYLKELEHKEDYVQQLLAKARETDLTLLYAAKDEKLNNAVVLKEYLESRLETENK
- a CDS encoding YihY/virulence factor BrkB family protein, with the protein product MSQGYVKNLVTRTMREWMENDSMTYSAALAFYFVLSLPALLLFSVSIGSIFLMSKSIQENILGYLEGVVDESIISMITLLFERIPDINSLSINALIGFAILLWSASNIFRQLKNFLERAWNIKPSEPNNIMDFVKDAMVSFAIVILFGGLLVLSILVEGFVYTISRFFQNYFPFSPSIADYAGSIASFLMLVLFFILVYKLLPDKSFNLKSVLMGSLITVIMITIGKYVMALYFLYANPASVYGAIGSIIWLFLLIYYSSIMITIGAVFTKVYSES
- a CDS encoding large conductance mechanosensitive channel protein MscL, with amino-acid sequence MGLLSEFKDFLYEYKVIPLAVAFIMGIASTALVKSLVDNIIMPIITPFIPGGAWREATLELGSVVLSWGAFLAELINFIIIAFAVFLIAKKVLKEEKVEKK
- a CDS encoding cupin domain-containing protein codes for the protein MKTIVYGEKTLMSEFFLKDGGILPTHDHIHEHTGYLISGKIILTIGEETFDVEPGDSWNISGGVAHAVETLEDSIAIEVFSPRRDEYIR
- a CDS encoding carboxymuconolactone decarboxylase family protein, translating into MTENPLQVIVDQDPELFNLLENTRELAFVEGGIPIKYKFLLAMALDAAGGSAGGVKSLAIQAMQAGATKEEIMQAVRITQYICGAGAVYTASEALKDIL
- a CDS encoding trypsin-like serine peptidase, giving the protein MEDIQKLMEMPVNELLQELRARETKTGKTAMAVPAEPSESLREFDDATIVGVLKEKQRVIYGIDDRIDVCYLPDGPDKDDVDSVVALFRASKVIDNGDGTSTLQTSNFGESKNLCPGERFRNQPTGAFCSGFLVAPDIIATAGHCVNAGNVTNVRFVFGFRMRDSNTAETIIDNTEIYRGVELIGREEAGHGADWALVRIDRPVTNHRIARIRRNGKVSDTQKLHVIGHPAGLPTKFAGGASIRDNQKGAFFTANLDTYGGNSGSPVFNSETHEVEGILVRGETDFVSQGTCNVSLVCPSSGCRGEDCTRTTEFQHLVPEPSSLQEQPIPR
- a CDS encoding aldo/keto reductase — protein: MLYRKIPKNGDELSILGFGCMRLPVKEDGKIDEEKATRQVRYAIDHGINYIDTAWPYHMGESELFLGRALAGGYREKVKLATKLPSWTIKNTDDMDRILNSQLERLRTDHIDYYLIHGLVGTLWDKMEKLEVLDFLDRAKADGRIINAGFSFHGSIEDFKQIVDAYPWVFCQIQYNYLDEKNQAGTEGLEYAASKNLGIIVMEPLRGGKLTNPVPPEIQEIWNEAEIKRTPAEWGLRWVWNHPEVTVVLSGMNEEAHIEENLRIADEAYPNSLTEAELQLVKRVEQKYRELMKVGCTGCRYCLPCPSGVDIPGCFEIYDNFSLSGNEREAKLMYAAKPGGIIRGDVPGYASQCVQCGECVEKCPQHLDIPSLLEAVAEKFEGKDHKGWRLIAKKSFGKE
- a CDS encoding flavin reductase family protein; translation: MKQSIGAKPLAFPTPTWVVGTYDMNGIPNAMTAAWGGICCSNPPCVSVSLRKATYSYAGIIENKAFTVSIPSEKYVKETDYLGITSGRDENKFEGACLTPVRSEVVPAPYVEEFPIVLECKLLHTLEIGLHTLFVGEIIDIKAEESVLDENKNPDIEKIRPIIYDTGSRSYYSIGCNIGKAFSIGREC